A region from the Catellatospora sp. TT07R-123 genome encodes:
- a CDS encoding alpha-N-arabinofuranosidase, which yields MTELAPAPARLTLDPAFRVAPVSRRTFGAFVEHLGRCVYTGIFEPGHRGADADGLRTDVIELVRELGVSTVRYPGGNFVSGYRWEDGVGPVRDRPTRLDLAWHSTEPNTFGLDEFVRWARRAGVEPMMAVNLGTRGVQEAVDLLEYCNIPSGTRLSDLRVANGAGQPHGIRMWCLGNEMDGPWQIGHKTAEEYGRLAAETARAMRMVDPGLELVACGSSGSGMPTFGQWEATVLEHAYDLVDYVSCHAYYQEKNGDLAGFLASAVNMENFIDDVVATADHIRAKKRAAKRIKISFDEWNVWYMDRPASQTPQGADWPVAPRLLEDHYHLADAVVVGSLLITLLRHADRVTAASLAQLVNVIAPIMTEPGGAAWRQTTFHPFAQASRYAAGDVLRVEPTSPAYPTAEYGDVPTLHAVATHDAATGSTTVFAVNRSLDTPLSLSIDTRAMGSVRIVEASTLTAQDPYARNTADEPDRVSPRANPSISGDRDGVAVLLAPVSWNVIRLEPASRA from the coding sequence ATGACCGAACTCGCACCCGCCCCGGCGCGGCTGACCCTGGACCCGGCGTTTCGGGTCGCGCCGGTGTCGCGGCGTACCTTCGGTGCGTTCGTGGAGCATCTGGGCCGGTGCGTGTACACCGGGATCTTCGAGCCCGGACATCGCGGCGCCGACGCGGACGGGCTGCGCACCGACGTGATCGAGCTGGTCAGAGAACTCGGCGTCAGCACGGTGCGCTACCCGGGCGGCAACTTCGTCTCCGGGTACCGCTGGGAGGACGGTGTCGGACCGGTCCGGGACCGGCCGACGCGACTGGATCTCGCCTGGCACAGCACCGAGCCGAACACGTTCGGCCTGGACGAGTTCGTCCGCTGGGCCCGCAGGGCCGGTGTCGAACCGATGATGGCGGTCAACCTCGGCACGCGGGGGGTCCAGGAGGCGGTGGACCTGCTGGAGTACTGCAACATCCCGTCCGGGACGCGGCTGTCGGACCTGCGCGTGGCCAACGGTGCCGGGCAGCCGCACGGCATCCGGATGTGGTGCCTGGGCAACGAGATGGACGGTCCATGGCAGATAGGGCACAAGACCGCTGAGGAGTACGGGCGGCTGGCCGCGGAGACGGCCCGCGCGATGCGCATGGTCGACCCCGGTCTGGAACTGGTGGCGTGCGGCAGCTCCGGGTCGGGGATGCCGACGTTCGGCCAGTGGGAGGCGACCGTGCTGGAGCACGCGTACGACCTGGTCGACTATGTCTCCTGCCACGCCTACTACCAGGAGAAGAACGGCGACCTGGCCGGCTTCCTGGCCAGCGCGGTCAACATGGAAAACTTCATCGATGATGTCGTGGCGACGGCCGACCACATCAGGGCGAAGAAGCGCGCCGCCAAACGCATCAAGATCTCGTTCGACGAGTGGAACGTCTGGTACATGGACCGGCCGGCCTCGCAGACCCCGCAAGGGGCGGACTGGCCGGTGGCGCCGCGGCTGCTGGAGGACCACTACCACCTCGCCGACGCGGTCGTCGTCGGCAGCCTGCTCATCACGCTGCTGCGGCACGCTGATCGCGTCACGGCGGCCAGCCTGGCCCAGCTCGTCAACGTGATCGCCCCGATCATGACAGAGCCCGGCGGCGCGGCGTGGCGGCAGACCACCTTCCACCCCTTCGCCCAGGCGTCCCGGTACGCCGCCGGTGACGTGCTGCGCGTGGAGCCGACCTCACCCGCCTACCCGACGGCCGAGTACGGCGACGTCCCCACCCTGCACGCCGTCGCCACCCACGACGCGGCCACGGGCAGCACCACGGTGTTCGCGGTGAACCGCTCGCTGGACACGCCGCTGTCGCTGTCGATCGACACCCGGGCGATGGGTTCGGTACGGATCGTCGAGGCGTCCACGCTCACGGCGCAGGACCCGTACGCG
- a CDS encoding endo-1,4-beta-xylanase, with protein MTASPTAHQGADRRKRSPIHKVFLAGAAGVVATLAVVAVIPNASAAAGTLGAAAAQSGRYFGTAIAASRLGDSTYTTIAAREFNMVTAENEMKPDATEPNRGQFSFGSGDQIYNWATQRGLKVRGHTLAWHSQQPGWMQSLSGSSLRQAMIDHINGVMAHYKGKLAAWDVVNEAFNEDGSRRQSNLQNTGNDWIEVAFRTARNADPSVKLCYNDYNIENWSYGKTQGVYRMIQDFKSRGVPIDCVGLQTHFTGGSSLPGNFQTTLSSFAALGVDVALTEVDVTNASTSQYSGLTQACMNVSRCIGITVWGVRDSDSWRSSESPLLFNSGGGAKAAYTSVLNALNAANPQPSSTASPSPAPSSSPPPSGGVNRIVGAQSGRCIDVPNSSQTNGTRVQLYDCHGQSNQQWTYTSSKQLKVFGSMCLDAAGSGNGSAVQIYSCNNQSNQQWNVNSNGTITGAQSGRCLDVWSTANGAQVQLYDCNGQANQRFSLSAS; from the coding sequence ATGACAGCCTCTCCCACTGCGCATCAGGGCGCAGACCGGCGGAAACGATCGCCGATCCACAAGGTCTTCCTCGCCGGCGCGGCCGGCGTGGTCGCGACCCTGGCGGTCGTGGCCGTGATCCCGAACGCCAGCGCCGCCGCCGGCACGCTGGGCGCGGCCGCCGCGCAGTCGGGCCGGTACTTCGGCACCGCCATCGCCGCGAGCAGGCTCGGCGACTCGACGTACACCACGATCGCGGCCCGTGAGTTCAACATGGTGACGGCCGAGAACGAGATGAAGCCCGACGCCACCGAGCCCAACCGGGGCCAGTTCAGCTTCGGCTCCGGCGACCAGATCTACAACTGGGCCACCCAGCGCGGCCTGAAGGTCCGTGGCCACACCCTGGCCTGGCACTCGCAGCAGCCCGGCTGGATGCAGAGCCTGTCCGGCAGCTCCCTGCGCCAGGCGATGATCGATCACATCAACGGCGTCATGGCCCACTACAAGGGCAAGCTCGCCGCCTGGGACGTGGTGAACGAGGCGTTCAACGAGGACGGCAGCCGCCGGCAGTCGAACCTGCAGAACACCGGCAACGACTGGATCGAGGTGGCGTTCCGCACCGCCCGCAACGCCGACCCGTCGGTGAAGCTCTGCTACAACGACTACAACATCGAGAACTGGTCGTACGGCAAGACCCAGGGCGTGTACCGCATGATCCAGGACTTCAAGTCCCGGGGCGTGCCGATCGACTGCGTCGGCCTGCAGACCCACTTCACGGGCGGCAGCTCGCTGCCGGGCAACTTCCAGACCACGCTGTCCAGCTTCGCCGCCCTCGGCGTGGACGTGGCCCTGACCGAGGTCGACGTGACCAACGCGTCGACGTCGCAGTACTCGGGGCTCACCCAGGCGTGCATGAACGTGTCCCGCTGCATCGGGATCACGGTGTGGGGCGTGCGGGACAGCGACTCCTGGCGCTCCAGCGAGAGCCCGCTGCTGTTCAACAGCGGCGGCGGCGCGAAGGCGGCGTACACCTCCGTCCTCAACGCCCTCAACGCGGCCAACCCGCAGCCGTCGTCCACGGCGTCCCCGTCACCCGCCCCGTCCTCCTCGCCGCCGCCCTCGGGTGGCGTCAACCGGATCGTGGGCGCGCAGTCGGGCCGGTGCATCGACGTGCCCAACTCGTCGCAGACCAACGGCACGCGGGTGCAGCTGTACGACTGCCACGGCCAGAGCAACCAGCAGTGGACCTACACCTCCAGCAAGCAGCTGAAGGTCTTCGGCTCCATGTGCCTGGACGCCGCCGGCTCCGGCAACGGTTCGGCGGTCCAGATCTACAGCTGCAACAACCAGAGCAACCAGCAGTGGAACGTCAACTCCAACGGCACCATCACCGGTGCGCAGTCCGGACGTTGTCTGGACGTCTGGAGCACCGCCAACGGCGCCCAGGTCCAGCTCTACGACTGCAACGGCCAGGCCAACCAGCGCTTCAGCCTGAGCGCCAGCTGA
- a CDS encoding PaaX family transcriptional regulator C-terminal domain-containing protein, whose amino-acid sequence MVSPFEIEEIFPDVAAGSRLPRRQEANSAQGLTATLVADYTLPTRAWLPTAAIVTLLAESGVSAAGARTAVSRLARRGVLESSRNGRHSAYRLTREAAAELSAGGAWIARFGAQNSWDGCWTLVAFTLPQEQGSQRRMLRGQLRWLGFAPLYDGLWVSPDALNPTVRQRLAAVPLGAMTVFRADHVELATATNRNPIEAWDIAAITRHYAAFDRRWSPLVPRVRAGLITGAEAVRARAEIMDTYRRIPLLDPHLPIGLLPADWPRVRAREVFTAVYDGLAEQAEEHVRTVVGRSCDHPGADIRAHTVARMSAL is encoded by the coding sequence GTGGTAAGCCCGTTCGAGATCGAGGAGATCTTCCCCGACGTCGCCGCCGGGTCACGCCTGCCGCGACGCCAGGAGGCCAACTCGGCGCAGGGGCTGACGGCGACGCTGGTGGCCGACTACACGCTGCCCACGCGTGCGTGGCTGCCGACCGCGGCCATCGTGACGCTGCTGGCCGAGTCCGGGGTCAGTGCCGCCGGTGCCCGTACGGCCGTCAGCCGGCTGGCCCGCCGCGGCGTGCTGGAGAGCTCCCGCAACGGACGGCACAGCGCCTACCGGCTGACCCGGGAGGCCGCCGCCGAACTGTCGGCAGGCGGTGCGTGGATCGCCCGGTTCGGGGCGCAGAATTCGTGGGACGGGTGCTGGACGCTGGTCGCGTTCACCCTGCCCCAGGAGCAGGGCTCGCAGCGGCGGATGTTGCGCGGCCAGCTGCGATGGCTCGGGTTCGCGCCGCTGTACGACGGGCTCTGGGTCTCGCCGGACGCGTTGAACCCGACCGTCAGGCAGCGGCTCGCCGCCGTCCCGCTCGGCGCGATGACCGTCTTCCGCGCCGACCACGTCGAGCTGGCGACCGCGACCAACCGCAACCCGATCGAGGCCTGGGACATCGCCGCCATCACCCGGCACTACGCGGCCTTCGACCGTCGCTGGAGCCCGCTGGTCCCACGCGTCCGCGCCGGACTGATCACCGGGGCGGAGGCCGTCCGGGCCCGGGCGGAGATCATGGACACCTACCGACGCATCCCGCTGCTGGATCCGCATCTGCCGATCGGGCTGCTACCGGCCGACTGGCCCCGCGTCCGCGCCCGCGAGGTGTTCACGGCCGTCTACGACGGACTGGCCGAGCAGGCCGAGGAGCATGTGCGCACCGTGGTCGGCAGGTCTTGCGATCACCCTGGCGCCGACATCCGAGCTCACACCGTCGCCCGGATGTCCGCACTCTGA
- a CDS encoding cellulose binding domain-containing protein — MTGTFGPRLRRAALAGLLITAVAGATLLIPRLAEAGSTAGCGKSPTLTSGARSIQSGGLNRSYILSIPDGYSSTHPYRLIFGMHWLNGTANDVATGGPDGSAWAFYGQKQLSNNSTIFVAPQGVDNGWANTGGRDITLVDDLTALVEGALCVDTSQVFAMGWSYGGSMSYALACARPAVFRAVVVYSGANLSGCGGGTQPVAYFGIHGTHDSVLNISNGRSLRDTFVRNNGCTAQSPREPGQASLTHITTVYAGCRSGYPVQWAAFDGDHTPSPVDGTTATSGIRTWTSAAVNTFLAQFSSGPPPSSPPPNSPSPSSSPSPSSSPAPSTPPPGGGCTASYKTVNSWPGGFQGEIAVTAGSSPISGWTVQWTLGSGQTITQVWNGTLSVNGTTASVRSVSYNGSLAAGASTTFGFLANGTLSTPAPVCASTT; from the coding sequence ATGACAGGAACGTTCGGACCCCGCCTGCGCCGAGCCGCACTGGCGGGTCTGTTGATCACCGCGGTGGCCGGTGCCACGCTGCTGATACCGCGTTTGGCCGAGGCGGGCTCGACCGCGGGCTGCGGAAAGAGCCCGACGTTGACCAGCGGCGCCCGCTCGATCCAGAGCGGCGGCCTCAACCGCAGCTACATCCTGAGCATTCCGGACGGCTACAGCAGCACCCACCCGTACCGGCTGATCTTCGGAATGCACTGGCTGAACGGCACCGCCAACGATGTCGCCACCGGCGGACCCGACGGGTCGGCGTGGGCCTTCTACGGGCAGAAGCAGCTGTCGAACAACAGCACGATCTTCGTGGCGCCGCAGGGCGTCGACAACGGCTGGGCGAACACCGGCGGCCGGGACATAACCCTGGTCGACGACTTGACCGCACTCGTCGAGGGTGCCCTCTGCGTGGATACGAGCCAGGTCTTCGCGATGGGGTGGAGCTACGGCGGCTCGATGAGTTACGCCCTGGCGTGCGCCCGCCCCGCGGTCTTCCGCGCGGTGGTGGTCTACTCCGGCGCCAACCTCAGCGGATGCGGCGGCGGCACGCAGCCGGTCGCCTACTTCGGCATCCACGGCACCCACGACAGCGTGCTCAACATCTCCAACGGACGCTCGTTGCGAGACACCTTCGTCAGGAACAACGGCTGCACCGCGCAGAGTCCGCGCGAGCCCGGCCAGGCGAGCCTGACCCACATCACCACGGTCTACGCCGGCTGCCGATCGGGGTATCCCGTCCAGTGGGCCGCGTTCGACGGCGACCACACGCCCAGCCCGGTGGACGGAACGACCGCCACCAGCGGCATACGGACCTGGACCTCGGCCGCCGTGAACACCTTCCTGGCCCAGTTCTCCAGCGGCCCGCCCCCCAGCAGCCCGCCGCCGAACAGTCCGTCGCCGAGCAGCAGTCCGTCCCCGAGCAGCAGCCCGGCGCCGTCCACGCCGCCGCCCGGCGGCGGATGTACCGCGAGCTACAAGACGGTCAACTCGTGGCCGGGCGGCTTCCAGGGTGAGATCGCGGTGACGGCCGGCAGTTCACCCATCAGCGGCTGGACCGTGCAGTGGACGCTCGGCAGCGGTCAGACCATCACCCAGGTGTGGAACGGAACCCTGTCCGTGAACGGAACGACGGCGTCGGTCCGAAGCGTCTCGTACAACGGCTCGCTGGCGGCTGGCGCGTCCACCACGTTCGGCTTCCTCGCCAACGGAACTCTGTCGACTCCAGCACCGGTCTGCGCCAGCACCACCTGA
- a CDS encoding SDR family oxidoreductase produces the protein MKIVIIGGTGLIGTKVGGLLRAAGHEVVAASPSTGVDTVAGTGLAEVLTGADVVVDVTNSPSFEDRAVLEFFQTSTRNLLAAEAAAGVGHHVALSIVGADRIPDSGYMRAKVAQENVIKSGPVPYTVVRATQFLEFVGAIADGATQGDGVHLPPALMQPIAADDVAAALAEAATEPPVGGAVDIAGPERYGQDEFVRRFLAAEHDTRTVVTDPAARYFGALLEETSLVPLGEARLGAISLADWLAARTAG, from the coding sequence ATGAAGATCGTCATCATCGGAGGCACCGGCCTGATCGGCACCAAGGTCGGCGGGCTGCTGCGCGCCGCCGGGCACGAGGTCGTGGCCGCCTCGCCCAGCACGGGCGTCGACACCGTCGCCGGAACCGGTCTGGCCGAGGTGCTCACCGGCGCCGACGTGGTCGTCGACGTGACCAACTCGCCGTCCTTCGAAGACCGCGCCGTGCTGGAGTTCTTCCAGACCTCCACCCGCAACCTGCTGGCCGCCGAGGCCGCCGCCGGGGTCGGCCACCACGTGGCCCTGTCCATCGTCGGCGCGGACCGCATCCCGGACAGCGGCTACATGCGGGCCAAGGTCGCCCAGGAGAACGTGATCAAGTCGGGGCCGGTGCCGTACACCGTCGTGCGCGCCACGCAGTTCCTGGAGTTCGTCGGTGCCATCGCCGACGGGGCCACCCAGGGCGACGGCGTGCACCTGCCGCCGGCGCTGATGCAGCCGATCGCGGCCGACGACGTCGCCGCCGCCCTCGCCGAGGCCGCGACCGAGCCGCCGGTCGGCGGCGCGGTCGACATCGCCGGTCCGGAGCGCTACGGCCAGGACGAGTTCGTGCGGCGCTTCCTGGCCGCCGAGCACGACACCCGGACGGTCGTCACCGACCCGGCGGCGCGCTACTTCGGCGCCCTGCTGGAGGAGACGTCGCTGGTGCCGCTCGGTGAGGCCCGCCTGGGCGCGATCAGCCTCGCCGACTGGCTCGCCGCCCGCACCGCCGGCTGA
- a CDS encoding TetR/AcrR family transcriptional regulator, which yields MPKLTDARRELRRDQIIQAAVRCFVRNGMDRTSVADITAESGLSAGSIYAHYRSKAEIVQAAAQDVLERRLRTLTAAADGAQPPSPAELITRLAAGVERDEARVGLQAWGEATTDPVIRDIVTDMTDRFRDQLQVSCAAWLVAARGREPGEARAGAAILASHLVDVYLAFLFRRALLDEAAPIDLRAITAFADAVA from the coding sequence GTGCCGAAACTGACCGACGCGCGTCGCGAGCTGCGACGCGACCAGATCATCCAGGCTGCCGTGCGCTGCTTCGTACGCAACGGCATGGACCGCACCTCAGTCGCCGACATCACCGCGGAGTCGGGCCTGTCCGCCGGCTCGATCTACGCCCACTACCGCAGCAAGGCCGAGATCGTGCAGGCGGCCGCGCAGGACGTGCTCGAACGCCGGCTGCGCACGCTGACCGCGGCCGCCGACGGCGCGCAGCCGCCGAGCCCAGCCGAGCTGATCACCCGGTTGGCCGCCGGGGTCGAGCGGGACGAGGCACGCGTCGGCCTCCAGGCGTGGGGCGAGGCGACCACGGACCCGGTCATCCGCGACATCGTCACGGACATGACCGACCGCTTCCGCGACCAGCTACAGGTCAGCTGCGCGGCCTGGCTGGTCGCGGCGAGAGGCCGGGAGCCGGGCGAGGCCCGCGCCGGGGCGGCGATCCTCGCGAGCCACCTCGTCGACGTCTACCTGGCGTTCCTGTTCCGCCGCGCGCTGCTGGACGAGGCTGCCCCGATCGATCTGCGGGCGATCACCGCCTTCGCCGACGCCGTCGCCTGA